Proteins from one Mugil cephalus isolate CIBA_MC_2020 chromosome 15, CIBA_Mcephalus_1.1, whole genome shotgun sequence genomic window:
- the c15h5orf15 gene encoding keratinocyte-associated transmembrane protein 2, protein MATCGNMGRSRRIISAFSAFFLVIFLQLLVTGCLSAPLAEAPDETDSKTTEKPTLTSQKPDPTVSSSATTTSKVDTVATSTVTDAVATTVGATSGVPTTTKPEPKESTNKDEKSSVSVIGSSADQLQQSINDTLDAGTKDNKTQDAEELPQKPQTPMNDTPEAPATPSKSDAPTSPEADKSEAPQTDLKEPDLTDPFAGSDLDSDLGLDTTDNEPGTRNSLTDFGGEEEEEDDEDGYKEDSYADADDSPYDEKVENVENKLQPATEMEVPSYKGPDSYNTEDEDSHFFFHLVILAFLVAIVYITYHNKRKIFLLVQSRRWKDGLCSRNSVEYRRLDQNVAEAMPSLKMTRDYIF, encoded by the exons ATGGCGACGTGCGGAAATATGGGGCGAAGCAGGAGAattatttctgcattttctgccttttttctgGTTATTTTCCTCCAGCTGTTAGTCACCGGCTGCTTGTCAGCCCCGCTAGCCGAGGCGCCGGACG AAACTGACAGcaagacaacagaaaaaccCACTTTGACTTCTCAGAAACCTGATCCAACTGTGTCAAGTTCAGCCACCACAACTTCCAAGGTCGACACTGTCGCAACTTCCACGGTCACAGATGCCGTTGCAACCACTGTCGGTGCAACCTCTGGTGTtcccacaacaacaaaacctgaACCAAAGGAATCTACAAATAAAGACGAAAAGTCTTCAGTTAGTGTCATCGGTAGCTCTGCTGACCAACTTCAGCAGAGTATTAATGACACTTTGGATGCAGGAACAAAGGACAACAAAACCCAAGACGCAGAGGAGCTGCCACAGAAACCTCAAACCCCAATGAATGATACTCCCGAAGCTCCCGCCACCCCTTCCAAATCCGACGCACCGACAAGCCCTGAAGCGGACAAGTCCGAAGCTCCTCAGACCGACCTCAAAGAGCCCGACTTAACGGACCCATTCGCGGGGTCGGACCTCGACTCCGACTTGGGGTTGGACACCACTGATAATGAACCGGGAACTCGCAACAGTTTGACAGActttggaggagaagaagaagaagaagatgacgaAGACGGTTACAAGGAGGACAGCTACGCGGACGCCGACGACAGCCCGTACGACGAGAAGGTGGAAAACGTTGAAAACAAGCTGCAGCCGGCCACGGAGATGGAGGTGCCCTCTTACAAGGGACCGGACAGCTACAACACCGAAGACGAGGACTCCCACTTCTTCTTTCATCTCGTCATCCTGGCCTTCCTGGTGGCCATCGTCTACATCACCTACCACAACAAGAGGAAG ATCTTCCTCCTGGTGCAGAGCCGCCGCTGGAAGGACGGTCTGTGCTCCCGCAACTCGGTGGAGTACCGCCGCCTGGACCAGAACGTGGCCGAGGCCATGCCGTCCCTCAAGATGACCCGAGACTATATTTTTTGA